Proteins from a single region of Theobroma cacao cultivar B97-61/B2 chromosome 10, Criollo_cocoa_genome_V2, whole genome shotgun sequence:
- the LOC108663815 gene encoding B3 domain-containing protein At3g25182-like — translation MDKSTIDFGFLERLRKSKMLKDLDNVDDGGSWEKLKKESEVGTDNESQRLSKLTLLALEGFTNGFVMKKNKKMMIIEKKGIKRGFGTGTGSKSPSVEEKEDYLIKKQKKQKTSDAKKQKTRIEKKQKQRKGFNPVEELSALGLEPPPDMHQVFKDRIENLGGTDIKLVIQKFIKPTDLNPGHNRLSMTLKQVRNKFLTEAEEEKFKNNWGMDVILIEPCLEVSKVHLTKWLIGGSFAYVFKTQWNQIVRNNADTLKPDAVVQIWSFRVGPESQLGFAIIKVKEGKAVSEIH, via the coding sequence ATGGACAAATCTACCATTGATTTTGGGTTCTTGGAGAGgttgagaaaatcaaagatGTTAAAAGATTTAGACAATGTCGACGATGGTGGTTCGTGGGAGAAACTGAAGAAGGAGAGTGAAGTAGGGACTGATAATGAAAGCCAGCGGTTAAGCAAACTAACTCTCTTGGCTTTGGAAGGGTTTACGAATGGCTTTGTaatgaagaagaataagaagatGATGATCATTGAGAAAAAGGGTATCAAGCGTGGCTTTGGAACTGGAACTGGAAGCAAAAGTCCTTCCGTTGAAGAAAAGGAGGATTACTTGATCAAGAAGCAAAAGAAGCAGAAGACAAGTGATGCCAAGAAGCAGAAGACACGCATCGAGAAGAAGCAGAAACAGAGAAAGGGTTTCAATCCAGTCGAAGAGCTTAGTGCATTAGGCTTAGAACCACCTCCCGATATGCATCAAGTATTCAAGGATCGCATCGAGAACTTGGGTGGGACTGACATAAAGTTGGTTATACAGAAGTTCATAAAGCCCACTGATTTGAACCCAGGACACAACCGTTTGTCAATGACATTGAAACAAGTTAGGAATAAGTTTTTAACTGAAGCTGaggaggaaaaattcaagaataATTGGGGGATGGATGTTATATTGATAGAACCATGTCTTGAGGTATCTAAAGTACACTTGACCAAGTGGCTCATCGGAGGGAGCTTCGCATATGTTTTCAAGACTCAGTGGAATCAAATTGTCAGGAACAATGCTGATACTCTCAAGCCAGACGCGGTCGTACAAATTTGGTCGTTTCGAGTGGGACCTGAATCACAGCTTGGTTTTGCCATTATCAAGGTTAAAGAAGGGAAGGCAGTCTCTGAAATTCATTAG
- the LOC18586938 gene encoding gamma-tubulin complex component 5 — translation MKTTSLISSNPDASQSLINKIYGVFSDNDVQFSSPISSARTTEMELVRGVVRMLQGFSGSLFSWDQKGRRFCVKNGIYVTHLSQLSLGAILNQFMNAATCLELVQIAVSKVETQLRSPPPTLRAFASSVSSWLKRLRDIALKEETKISNSNGETRLTLLGLTSSLSSLCSGAEYLLQIVHEAIPQACFEPTSCIPSAEIAIHILDHLYLKLGEACLVQGGEGDVYQMLVHIFVGTLLPYIEGLDSWLFEGTLDDPFEEMFFYANRAISVDEAEFWEKSYLLRVVQNCKLKVDPSAPTDTNDYVPGTSNKKETAEKEFVSTSSSMKGKEQNNRDLLVCPLFIKDIAKSIVSAGKSLQLIRHVPMTSTLPSSKNNDKCNDGFESYHDDCDINKMNHWQCMTGLALAEIFCVSLAGLLGHGDHISQYFCQGDQSKAGIISSLFSYVKEQIMEYGTAEPLPPSTYSEKIWYNFLVDSLLKKKSIDVEPADKDSCCFPDTKAKNMVIGVENKFSLQQSFCPENLVLTVCQTFLDKNRNSWKALNLSEKFYLPPLNDEYLRKAVFGEKSELVSGPHGTNYTLGFQFGESDHLRAQHDTKLLEVLFPFPTLLPSLQDDIHMSELLPFQKNSTLLSRVLSWIQTFQPRTTPLPMVIMQECLTVYIKKQVDYIGSLILSKLMNGWRLMDELAVLRAIYLLGSGDLLQHFLTVIFNKLDKGETWDDDFELNTILQESIRNSADGLLLSAPDSLVVSISKTHGIDGDEQTNTANVASALHKSRPHSYGIDGLDSVKFIYKVSWPLELIANSEAIKKYNQVMAFLLKVKRAKFALDKARRWMWKDKGTVRNNRKRHWLVEQKLLHFVDAFHQYVMDRVYHSAWRELCEGMAAAGSLDEVIEVHEAYLLSIHRQCFVAPDKLWALIASRINSILGLALDFYSIQQTLSSGGTVSAIKARCEMEVDRIEKQFDDCIAFLLRVLSFKLNVGHFPHLADLVARINYNNFYMSDGGNLMTTPSSESATARLGKAFAN, via the exons atgaaaACTACGAGTTTAATCAGTTCAAACCCAGATGCTTCTCAAAGTTTGATCAACAAAATCTATGGGGTCTTCTCCGACAATGACGTCCAATTTTCGTCCCCGATTTCCTCTGCCAGGACCACGGAAATGGAGTTGGTTCGAGGAGTTGTTCGGATGTTGCAAGGCTTTTCGGGTTCCTTGTTTTCCTGGGACCAAAAGGGGCGGCGGTTTTGTGTGAAAAATGGGATTTATGTGACGCATTTGTCGCAGTTGAGCCTCGGCGCGATCCTCAACCAATTCATGAATGCCGCTACGTGTTTGGAACTTGTACAAATTGCGGTTTCTAAAGTGGAGACGCAGCTTAGATCTCCTCCTCCCACTTTGAGAGCTTTTGCTTCCTCCGTTTCTTCATGGCTCAAG AGGTTGCGTGATATTGCTTTGAAGGAAGAAACAAAGATCAGCAATTCAAATGGGGAAACGAGGCTGACCCTGTTGGGATTAACAAGTTCTTTATCGAG CCTTTGCTCAGGTGCTGAATATCTATTGCAAATAGTTCACGAAGCCATTCCCCAAGCATGCTTTGAGCCTACTTCATGTATACCATCTGCTGAAATTGCTATTCATATCCTTGACCATCTCTATCTAAAGCTTGGTGAAGCATGTCTTGTGCAAGGTGGTGAG GGGGATGTATACCAGATGCTAGTTCATATATTTGTTGGAACCTTACTGCCATACATTGAGGGTCTTGACTCCTGGCTTTTTGAAGGGACACTGGATGATCCTTTTGAGGAG ATGTTCTTTTATGCTAACAGAGCAATCTCAGTTGATGAGGCTGAGTTCTGGGAAAAGAGCTATTTACTAAGGGTTGTCCAAAATTGCAAGTTAAAAGTTGACCCCTCTGCCCCAACTGATACCAATGATTATGTACCTGGGACTAGTAACAAGAAGGAAACAGCTGAAAAGGAGTTTGTTTCTACATCTAGTTCTATGAAAGGAAAAGAGCAAAACAATAGAGACCTTCTAGTGTGtcctttatttattaaggACATAGCAAAGTCAATTGTTTCTGCTGGGAAATCATTGCAGCTGATCCGCCATGTTCCCATGACATCAACACTGCCTTCTAgcaaaaataatgataaatgcaatgatggttttgagagttatcatgatgactGCGATATAAACAAGATGAATCATTGGCAATGCATGACAGGGTTAGCGTTGGCTGAAATATTTTGTGTTTCATTGGCGGGTCTTTTAGGCCATGGTGATCACATCTCTCAATACTTTTGCCAAGGTGACCAGAGCAAAGCTGGGATTATATCTTCCTTGTTCTCATATGTGAAAGAACAGATCATGGAGTATGGGACTGCTGAACCCTTGCCACCTTCAACATACTCAGAGAAGATCTGGTATAACTTCTTGGTTGATTCATTGTTAAAGAAAAAGTCTATAGATGTAGAGCCTGCAGATAAGGATTCATGTTGTTTTCCAGatacaaaagcaaaaaatatgGTTATAGgtgttgaaaataaattttcgcTCCAACAATCTTTCTGTCCAGAAAATCTAGTCCTTACTGTGTGTCAAACTTTCCTTGATAAGAACAGGAATTCCTGGAAGGCACTAAACTTATCAGAAAAGTTTTACTTACCTCCTTTAAATGATGAATACTTAAGAAAAGCTGTTTTCGGAGAGAAAAGTGAGCTAGTTTCTGGACCTCATGGAACAAACTATACTCTTGGTTTCCAGTTTGGTGAATCTGATCATCTTCGTGCTCAGCATGACACTAAGTTGTTGGAAGTGTTGTTTCCCTTTCCTactcttcttccttctttacAG GATGACATCCACATGTCAGAGCTCTTGCCTTTCCAGAAGAATAGCACCCTTTTATCAAGAGTACTTAGCTGGATTCAAACTTTTCAGCCAAGGACTACCCCACTTCCTATGGTTATTATGCAGGAATGTCTCACTGTCTACATCAAGAAGCAG GTGGATTATATTGGCAGCCTTATCCTGTCAAAGTTAATGAATGGTTGGAGATTGATGGATGAGCTTGCGGTATTGCGTGCCATATACTTGTTAGGTTCAG GTGATTTGTTGCAACACTTTTTGACAGTGATATTCAATAAGCTGGATAAAGGAGAAACTTGGGATGATGATTTTGAGTTGAACACAATATTGCAG GAATCCATTAGAAACTCAGCTGATGGCTTGCTACTCAGTGCACCAGATTCTTTGGTGGTATCCATTTCCAAGACTCATGGTATTGATGGTGATGAGCAAACTAATACAGCTAATGTTGCTTCAGCTCTGCATAAAAGTCGTCCACACAGCTATGGAATTGATGGCCTTGACTCTGTGAAATTCATCTATAAG GTCTCTTGGCCCCTTGAACTGATAGCTAATTCAGAGGCAATTAAGAAGTATAATCAG GTCATGGCATTCTTGCTGAAGGTCAAGCGGGCTAAGTTTGCACTTGATAAAGCTCGGAGATGGATGTGGAag GATAAAGGCACTGTAAGAAACAATCGCAAGCGCCACTGGTTAGTGGAGCAAAAACTCCTTCATTTTGTGGATGCTTTTCACCAATACGTAATGGATAGA GTGTATCATAGCGCATGGCGTGAACTTTGTGAAGGAATGGCAGCTGCTGGGTCTCTGGATGAAGTTATAGAAGTACATGAGGCCTACTTGTTATCAATTCATCGGCAATGCTTTGTGGCTCCAGATAAGCTG TGGGCTCTGATTGCAAGCCGAATCAACAGCATTCTTGGACTAGCTCTGGACTTCTATTCCATACAGCAGACTTTAAGCAGTGGTGGAACAGTTTCTGCAATTAAGGCCAGATGTGAAATGGAAGTGGACCGGATTGAGAAGCAGTTTGATGATTGCATTGCTTTCCTCCTTAGA GTCCTCTCTTTCAAGCTCAATGTGGGGCACTTTCCTCATTTGGCTGATCTGGTTGCCAGAATTAATTACAACAATTTCTACATGTCTGATGGTGGAAACTTGATGACCACCCCTAGCTCTGAAAGTGCTACTGCAAGACTGGGGAAGGCCTTTGCGAATTGA